The Palleronia sp. THAF1 genome window below encodes:
- a CDS encoding ABC transporter permease: MTNYDQLSHGATAPDLEGPPPTPSPGHDAPPPVSPKRRRRYLSPLNERRWRNFRRNGRAFWSLILFAIIFGLSLFAEFIANDKPILVSYDGELRAPIFSFYPETAFGGDFRSEAVYADIEVQCLIKSGGLEDCFDDPEGIIDEGTVAEGAQAGWLLWPPIPYSYDTINDIGGAAPSAPDSAHILGTDDTARDVAARVIYGFRLSILFTLIVTVLTSIIGILAGAVQGFFGGWTDLIFQRFIEIWVSTPSLYVIIILFAILGRGFWLLVFVTVLFGWPALVGVVRAEFLRARNFEYVRAARALGVSNWTIMFRHMLPNAMVATVTMLPFIITGTISTLASLDFLGFGLPSSAPSLGELTLQAKQNLQAPWLGFTAFFTFAIMLSLLVFIFEGIRDAFDPRKTFQ; encoded by the coding sequence ATGACGAACTACGACCAACTCTCTCACGGTGCGACCGCGCCCGATCTGGAAGGCCCGCCGCCGACGCCATCGCCCGGCCACGACGCCCCGCCGCCGGTCAGCCCAAAGCGCCGTCGTCGCTACCTGTCGCCGCTCAACGAACGCCGCTGGCGTAATTTCCGGCGCAACGGGCGGGCGTTCTGGTCGTTGATCCTGTTCGCGATCATCTTCGGCCTGTCGCTATTTGCCGAGTTCATCGCCAACGACAAACCCATCCTCGTCAGCTACGACGGGGAGCTGCGCGCGCCGATCTTCAGCTTCTACCCCGAAACGGCGTTCGGCGGGGATTTCCGGTCAGAGGCCGTCTACGCCGATATCGAGGTGCAGTGCCTGATCAAGTCCGGCGGGCTGGAGGATTGCTTCGACGACCCCGAAGGCATCATCGACGAAGGCACCGTGGCCGAAGGCGCGCAGGCCGGTTGGCTTCTGTGGCCGCCGATCCCCTACAGCTACGACACCATCAACGACATCGGTGGCGCGGCCCCTTCGGCCCCCGACAGCGCGCATATCCTTGGCACCGACGACACGGCGCGGGATGTGGCCGCACGGGTGATCTACGGCTTCCGCCTGTCGATCCTGTTCACGCTGATCGTGACGGTCCTGACCTCGATCATCGGCATCCTTGCAGGGGCCGTGCAGGGTTTCTTCGGCGGCTGGACCGATCTGATCTTTCAGCGGTTCATCGAGATCTGGGTCTCTACCCCGTCACTCTACGTCATCATCATCCTCTTCGCGATTTTAGGGCGCGGATTCTGGTTGCTGGTCTTCGTGACAGTCCTGTTTGGCTGGCCCGCGCTCGTGGGCGTTGTCCGCGCCGAATTCCTGCGCGCCCGCAATTTCGAATATGTCCGCGCCGCCCGTGCGCTTGGCGTGTCAAACTGGACGATCATGTTCCGCCACATGCTGCCCAACGCCATGGTCGCGACCGTCACGATGCTGCCCTTCATCATCACCGGCACGATCAGCACGTTGGCCTCGCTCGACTTCCTGGGCTTCGGCCTGCCGTCGTCCGCCCCGTCGCTGGGGGAACTGACACTCCAAGCCAAGCAGAACCTGCAGGCCCCGTGGCTCGGCTTCACCGCCTTCTTCACCTTCGCGATCATGCTGTCGCTGCTGGTCTTCATCTTCGAGGGCATCCGCGACGCGTTCGACCCGAGAAAGACGTTCCAGTGA